ACGGGATCCTGAATCCAGCTAGCTCCTGGGTAGTCGTCTTCTTCATGCGAGCACCTGCCACATCAGTCAccactcctcttcctcttcctcacagCGTTCCCTGCTTCCACTCTGGAGGAGATGGGTCGCAAGGAAGAGGACGACAGCAGCTCCTGGAAGAAACAGACGAGCAACATCCgaaaaacattcattttcatgGAGGCCCTGGGATCGTAAGTACCgcagctgcttcccaggcagAGCCACCTCTAGACAGCGGCTCCCATCTGGCACTGGCCAATGTCCCAAGAACGCAGCTCCTTCCGAGACAAACCCCAGTCTccaggtgtgtgtgggggtgcCCCGTCACTGCTGCACGGTTGCTGCTGATGCTCTGATTCATGGCTTACGCCTGCCAAGCAGCACCGAAGCAGCAacttccccaccagccccaggctccCGGTCagctctgccctctcctcctttcccactAAGCCTGAACAGCAGCTTCATTAAGTTTTGGTCTTTTCCCACTGAGCACACTGGTCTGCTGCTGCCGCAAGGTCAAGCAAGGTCAAGGGATGGCTCAGAGAGAGGTATTGTAACAATAAGTCATATATTTAGCCTCTCAACTCTGACTCAGTTGAGGGATGAAACAAGAAAAGGATGTTCAAGTTATACAATACTTCTCTGTAGGCTAACGGCTTAATTTGCCTATTCATGCGGATGAGATAAGGAAACATTTCCAAGGTGGTGAAGGAGGAATTGAATTACCTCCACCAGCAAGTTCTGTCACAGCCAAATTTTCTGTGACTTCAGAAACCACAACAAAGCTCCCTAAAAACAGCTACCCCAGAGCtcagcaacattttaaattatcatGTTCCTGGTCAGCCTCAGAAATCAGTTGAATTATCCAGCAGCCTTCTCTAAAGAAATGAGATTAGAAAAAGCTTTGTTCTCTCCTAGTCAACTTGTTGATTTATCATTTTTTAATAAGGGGTATAATTATTATAAACTGTTTGGGACAGATACATAGAACAGATGCCCTAGCATCTGATTTGTAGGTTGTTCATTTCCTACTATTACATTAATAGGAAAATTTAGCATTAGAAATTGGGATTTTTTCCACATGCACCACTTCAGCTAGCTGAAGAACATAAATGAAGATCCAGGACCTAAAACTACCTGGTAACTTACCATCgccttccccagcacccacagctgttGGATTAGGGACCTTAGCAAGGACGTCCCTGTCTATTCCCTGAATGCTCTCGGGAACTTAAAAGGCATTTCCATGAAACAGCCTTCAGACTTTATATcgatgaaaggagaaaaatgtgtgaCACAAGGAAAAGCTCCCAACACCACCTGCTTTTTGGGCCAGAAGAGAGAAGACTATTACATATCATTTACAGAGCGATGTGAAGATTCTAATTAATTTGTTGGAATGCTTTCCCAAAAATCTATGGGGCTTTTTGTTGGTTTCAGCAGGGGGGTTCCTTGCTAGGAACCAGTCCTGGCACAGCCGAGTTCCCTGCAACCCCAGTGGTCTTGCACATTGTTTTGGCAGCACCCAAGGGCccacaggaggaggaggagcccCCTGCGTCACCGCCGGCTGCCACTTGCTAACGAAGGCACCCGAGCAAAGCGCCGCATGCCAGATGGGTACAGCTCCGTGCTCAGCCCATCCCTCGGCACAGCGTGCTGCATTCTTTGTGTAGGGGGTTACAGGAGACAGAGGGTTTCTGCCCTTGCGTATTGGGTTTGCTGCAATAGCTTCCCAACCAAGAAGGTGCTTTCTCCGCGCTCACCTTCCTCGCTCTGCCCTCCGGCTCCCTGCAGGGCTTTGCAGACTCAGTGGCAAGTTCCATTTAACTGCCATCAATTAATCTGTTGCTCATTTGATAAGGATTATTGAGGACTGACCTGGCAAAGTATGCACTGTCACTACCCCAGGACAAGTGTTCAGCTGCCCAAGACAAACCTTTAACAGGATTGTGAGCTTTAGACATGTTATAAATACCTGCTCATCGCTGCACTGGGCTGAACCCTTATCAGGAACGTAGATGACACTCATTGTCACTTTGTCACTAACGGTACGAGCAGTgtctgcagaaaggaaaacacagcagatgACGAATTAGAATATTAACTGAGGTTATCCAGTTGTTTTGCACTTTGGATATACAGAACATTGGCTGATATACCCAAACTGCAGTTTAACTGGGCTCTCCTCACTGCAGTTTGGCTATCTCAGTCCTCAGGGCGACGCTGACCAGGGAAAGTGAAGGACGGCTCTAAGCCGATGGGGACTCCGAGGAAACACAATTTGTATTAAGCAGGAATTTGTCCCTCTTAGAGTGGAGGCTGTTGAGACCTTTCCACGGGGGGGTTGCTAACCCCAGTGGGCAGCCGAGCTGCAGACCACCCCAGCACGAGGTGGCTATGGATACAGCCCCTCGGCTGGGCTCACGCTTCCCCCAGGAAAATCCGCCCCCGTCCCAATGGGTTCAAGCGCACAATTCCTGGAGCAGCAGCGAGCTGTGAGCCGCGGTACCGGACCTGCGGGGAGGACGGTTTGACTCGCCGGtcttaaatgtcttttgcaacctaaatgattctgtgacggagcctcctcctgcacccccGAGGCACTGCCCTTGTTTATTGGGTTTGCTGCAATAGCATCCCTGAACGCTGAAACCACGTTTGCCatctgcctgccccccccccgcccccgggtGTGCCCTGGACTGGGCAGCACCAAAGCTCACCCATAGCCTGGCACAGGCCGGGGTAAAACTCTTGACTGAGGCAGTGCTGAAGGATGCGATTTCATTTCATTGCAGGGGTCTTTTTTGTCCACCGCCTCAACATAGCTTCATGATGAACTAAGCAATAATAATCTTTTCTCTACAAACAGAGAAAACTgtggctggcttttttttttctacatattgCATAATCTTGCATTGAATATCCTAAGTTCGGGGCTGCTGGAGATGCAGTTCTAGCTTTACAACCAGCATCCACTTAGAGTTAAATGAGTACCgtattgttttttcttgctatttcctctttctctctgtgaGTATCCTTCCtgttcacagcagcagcatatACTGAAGTACAACttcttctgctctctgcagaggtgCCTTTTCAGAAGTTTTCCTAGTGAAGCAAAGAAGCACTGGCAAGCTCTTTGCTCTGAAATGCATCAAGAAGTCTCCTCTCACAAGGGATAGCAGCTTGGAGAACGAAATAGCAGTGTTGAAAAAGTGAGTACGTAGACATTGTAACGTAAAGTAGAACAAATGTCCCTTCCTAAAACGTGTGGCTCTACAGTAAGAATAAGATAAAGAAATaagtctttctttttaaaagaatatataaaGATTACTGTGAATTAGTAGATTAGTAAAGTTTCTTCCATCATTCCTTGGCTGGGTTTGTAACCCCAACACAGCCGTGCTGCCCCAGATCTGTGGAAGGAAATAGATGAAGCAGAGCAGAcgcaggggaaggagggacagAGCAAACGCTGTTGCAGTCCAAGAAACGCACCTGAcgcagagcaggcagctgttAGAAACAAAGGGTCTGGTCCTCCGCTTTGGTGCCTGGTGCTCCAAAGGGAGTTTGCAGTCACATCAACGATCCTCTGCCACGCAGGGTGAGGGAGATCAGCCACAGAACAACCCAGTGAACTTTCACTGGCAATTAAAGCAAGAGGACTGTTGGATTCTCCACTTGAAAAGCCACCTTCGTCCTTGCCAGGTTTGTTTCTGACCCACATTTATCTTTGCAGAATAAAGCATGAAAACATCGTGACTTTAGAAGATATTTATGAGAGCACAACCCACTTCTACCTGGTCATGCAGCTGTAAGTATCAGCAGAGCCACTTCTTTGCAGGCCacagaggaaggagtggcaggaCGAGGGCGATGCACTGCATTTCTGCCCCTACACACAGGAGTCCCTCACACGTAAAAGTTGCACGCACAGGAGCGATTCAAGCACCCCTCACTCACCAGGCGAGAGCCGCGTGGTTTGAACTAACCTGGACACTTCTCATACTGCCTTGGCCCATGCTCATTTTAGCAGCAAGTTTCTAAACCAAGATGAGGATCTATTTATGCAAATTAATTCATCACAGTTTAGCAGGGCAGAGACAGAAGTATTTCTAATTAAAGCTGTGCCATGCAGGGTTTCTAGAAATGAAAATGGGCAACATGTCAGCTACAGAGAAAGCAGCTTGCTGCGGGCATCAGCTCTGAGCACCCGGCTGCTACTGCTAGCTTGCAAATTTAGCTAAAGGAAACAATCACATAAAAACATATATCCGTGGACCAGAGCctggaggcagagcaggatGCCTGCGGTCAGACCTGCCGGGAGGTGCCTCGTGCCCTTAACCAAATCCCCTGGGCTCACCAGTCCCGCTTACTGGCACCCTGAAATTGCACTCAAGAGCTTCCATCAGCCTCAGCCTCACAAAAACTGCTGCCCAAGGAACAGTTTTGCTAGAGGTGGAGTTGTAAAATGACCAGAAGGTTAGCTTGCTTAACACAAAAGTATGATTagctttgtttaaattttttttctttctgaactaCCATTTCCATAGGGTATCCGGGGGAGAGCTGTTCGACCGAATTTTGGAACGAGGAGTTTACACTGAGAAAGATGCAAGTGTGGTGATCCACCAGGTCCTGACAGCAGTGAAGTACCTCCATGAAAACGGAATAGTTCACCGTGACCTGAAGGTGGGACCTCTCGGGGAGCTGGCGTGACTGCAGGCTttgcctgctctgccccacgACTTTCTGTtgttcctttccatttttctacCATAAATTTCAACCTCTGACCGCTCTGCATTCACAGCCTGAAAACCTTCTTTACCTTACTCCTGAAGAGAACTCCAAAATCATGATCACGGATTTTGGCTTGTCTAAAATGGAACAGAACGGCATCATGTCCACTGCCTGTGGGACTCCGGGATACGTTGGTAAGGACCAGGAGTGGGCTCGTGCCAGTGGACTGTCTGGAAAAAAGGTTGCGCACATACAGTGCATTGcctagaagaaaggaaaagaatatataATTACATTAACAACATGTTACCCACAGATGCACTGCATGGCCCACGTAAAAGACTGCATTACAAATGAGGGTAGAGACTGAAAAATCTCAGAATGTTTAaaagtacaaagaaaaagataacTTTCAAAGCCATATATTTCAGTGTTAGTCATGCATTTATCAAACAATTACggaaataattttaacacaATAGGATTTTGCTTCACGTCCACCAGACTGCATTGGCTTCACCCACAGCTTACTGGTTAAAACCTCAGGATGCAGGCAGAAATTGTCCGTTGTTCTTTCTATTCAATGGCACAAAATAGATACAAAAAGCACAGACCAATCCAACTGGTAAATAGGGCTCTTACTGGCTGTTTCTTTGCACTGGCACCTCAGAGGCTGAGTGTACAAGAAGCTACTGCTTTTCCCACTATTGGATAATTTATTATTGCTCAgaattttcatttggttttgctgttctgcagctccTGAAGTCCTTGCCCAGAAACCATACAGCAAAGCCGTAGACTGCTGGTCCATCGGGGTCATCACCTACATCCTGTGAGTAAGAGCAAGCAGCATCCCAATTATTTTTCCATGAGCTTCCCAACTCCTTCATCGCTTCATAcacctctgcagagcagtggtGCAAGTGGAGGTGATACCAGACCTCCCATTTTGCTGCGGAAATACAGCAGCGCTCTATTCTGCCTTTGCACAGATTCACTAGACTATAGAAATGAAAGGGATGTGGGGAATCAAGTACTGGAGCAGAGATGAAAGGAATCACATCTCCTCCATTATGTGCCTCATCCtatgctttggattttttttcagttgcctACAAATATCATTCAGTCTCCCTCGatactttttgtttcatttcctcCCACACCACGCAGCTATGTACCAGCTGTGGCTTTGTCCTTTCGCTGCTGTAGTTAAGTTTTTAActcttttctgcagctttaCCGATATGCTTAGCTGTGAGGACAGATGGATGGATAGAGCAGCCACCTCTGTTGCTCACTCACTCGTGCTGCCCGCGCGTGCCCAGCGTGGCCGTGCAGATGCGGGCGGCAGTGCTGAAGCACcgctgctttctgctcttccaGGCTGTGCGGGTATCCTCCTTTCTACGAAGAGACCGAATCCAAACTGTTTGAAAAGATTAAGGAAGGCTACTATGAGTTCGAGTCTCCGTTTTGGGATGATATCTCCGAGTCAGGTAAAGCTCCATCAGGTAAAGCCCTGCGCTCCCCCCACAAGCTGCTACCCAGAGCCCAGTGACCTGTGGGCACGAGCCTGCACCAGCCCCCACACACCCCGGACACCCCCCGAACGCCCTTCGCTTGCTTCGGCAGGGATGGGAAAGGATGAATCACTGAACTGAGTCACCCACACAGCAGCAACCCCCCCAGCCATGGGAATCGGTTGCAGAGGCTCCTGGCACTGCGGTAGTGGGGGGATGACACCAAAGCCAGGCTGCACTGGCAGAGCTTGGGGTACTTTGCAACCTGCCTGTAATGCAGCATCCTCGGCTGAAGCCTCTCTTAAACATAACccagtttttcagaaatgatAAGTGACCTCAGAGTGGGCTTAGGTTTCCCTTAGAATTAGAGGAACTCCAGGGCGGGTAACCTtatttttctggggttttttctcttcccctttgcTTGTCTTCCCATCAAATCACACTTTCTTGCAGCAACGCAGCGAGCCGTGTCAGCCACCACTGCACACTTCCACCAGACTAATCTGCTTGTGGAGCTCGCCTGCACCGAGTTTACTGAAGCCAGCATCTTAGCAGCGTATTTTGAACATCAATCTTTTGTACATACAAACAAAACTAGCAGGAGGTTTGTTAGGACTTATTAACAAACACCACAACCctcctttcaaaaaaagaaaacaagatttttttaaaaaggagggaTGTAGGTGCTCTTTAAAGCAACTTCTACATCTGCTCAGTTTGCAGTGTCTTATGGGTTTTAGAGTTACTCTTTAGCTGAATAATTCATCTCAAATTCACATAATCTAAGCGTGAAGTTTGGTACATCCCTGGCTAACATTTTTTCATCTGGAGCCCTTCACTACAAAAATCTCCCTTTAATGGAGTGATGAAGCTGTATCAACACCTCCTTCCCGGGGCTGACCCTTGCGATGTTTATGCACTAGCGTTTGCCCCGTCTGTTAGGATCGCACCTCGGAACACGGACGAAATaaccttttctctctgcttctcctcccctcccacacAGCCAAGGATTTCATCAGACACTTACtggagaaaaacccaaacaagagGTTTACCTGTGAAGAAGCCCTGCGGCACCCATGGTGAGGGGACCGGGGCCCCGGCAGTAGCTGGTGGCCTCGGGGATTTACCAGCCTCCGCATCGGGCTCCGTGTCCTCGGTGGTAGCTGCGAACAGGGGTGTCTCCCCAGCCCCCCTTATTAACGTCACCACCTGCCCCCGCGTGGCCCTGGGTGTTCCTTTTTTGtgtgcaaagaaagaaaatgatgaaTAATTAAAGATGCAATTTGTGCATATTTGCCTCCATAAACAGAGGCAAAGAAGAAATCCCATCCCAAGCTTTTCCAAGCTTTgaagtgtgtgtttgtgttacattttgttgctgtttttcctttgggtttaATTATTGCTGATTGAACGTACAAAGCAGTTAGTTGCCTCCAGAATGCGGAATGCCTTACAAATGCCATCTGCCTACGAGcccattttcttctctccccatcTGCAGGATTAATGGAAATACAGCCCTTCACCGTGACATATACCCATCTGTCAGCGCTCAGATTCAGAAAAACTTTGCAAAGAGCAAATGGAGGGTAAGTCGTTTGCTGGTGGGAGCCTAGAGCCACTTCACTAACAAACGCCAGTTGCTGCCACCTAGCAATAAGCAAGGCTTCAGCCCTGTGGGTAAGCACCCAAAAGCTGAGATCCTCCAAAGGCTGCCTGAAAATTGTGTGTGGTTCCTCTTTATACTATGTTTGGACCAATATTCCCTGCTGCAACACATACTGGTAGGTTCGCCACAAACATTGCGCTGGAGTGGCCTCACCAAGAAAGtaatggggagggggaaagaaataaTTGCCTTTATACTGAGGGAGTGAAATTGATGCTCCATCAGCAGGTCTTTCAGGGAGCTTAAcccagcttttcctcctttcagccTCAAAGATAAGTTGGTACTTCATTTATATCAAGAATTTTAGTCAGAATTTAGGTGGAGAGAAAAATGCCATTAAGAAGCACGTGTAcaatagcattttaaatatgttcaaaattcagctctaGTCTCCATTTCACACTGTGGGGTAATTTACAGCTGTTCCCCCAATTTCCTCATGTAGAAGTGGTTGTAATCTTCAAAAGCATCAGCAGTTTGCACTCAGTGGAAACTACGATGTTTACGCCAGGAACAAGCACATCCCACTTCCCACATATTGTGCAAACAGACAGTGCGTGCTAACCGGGACAGTActgtccccccctccccacacacagccATTGCCCTCAGGGGGCCAGTCTGCTGGcccacagcacccacccagCCTGGCATCCCCCAATGCTCACTGTGGGCTTTTTGTCTTCTTCCCCAGCAAGCCTTCAACGCCGCGGCCGTCGTGCACCACATGAGAAAGC
The window above is part of the Falco biarmicus isolate bFalBia1 chromosome 16, bFalBia1.pri, whole genome shotgun sequence genome. Proteins encoded here:
- the CAMK1G gene encoding calcium/calmodulin-dependent protein kinase type 1G isoform X2; translated protein: MGRKEEDDSSSWKKQTSNIRKTFIFMEALGSGAFSEVFLVKQRSTGKLFALKCIKKSPLTRDSSLENEIAVLKKIKHENIVTLEDIYESTTHFYLVMQLVSGGELFDRILERGVYTEKDASVVIHQVLTAVKYLHENGIVHRDLKPENLLYLTPEENSKIMITDFGLSKMEQNGIMSTACGTPGYVAPEVLAQKPYSKAVDCWSIGVITYILLCGYPPFYEETESKLFEKIKEGYYEFESPFWDDISESAKDFIRHLLEKNPNKRFTCEEALRHPWINGNTALHRDIYPSVSAQIQKNFAKSKWRQAFNAAAVVHHMRKLHMNGHAAAENSPPVIQVSEASRPDTAMVATQPEAPNEDKDASLPLVPTQGCPNPPTQLEQDTGMTETKLQSHSENGALPAGSHLVLPDNYSPPTRTSCGCSPACMGHEKTKTSFCSETVLLKKSAKSHHFKSEVIVPMKTSKHSSHCGTGQTGVCLIM
- the CAMK1G gene encoding calcium/calmodulin-dependent protein kinase type 1G isoform X1, yielding MGRKEEDDSSSWKKQTSNIRKTFIFMEALGSGAFSEVFLVKQRSTGKLFALKCIKKSPLTRDSSLENEIAVLKKIKHENIVTLEDIYESTTHFYLVMQLVSGGELFDRILERGVYTEKDASVVIHQVLTAVKYLHENGIVHRDLKPENLLYLTPEENSKIMITDFGLSKMEQNGIMSTACGTPGYVAPEVLAQKPYSKAVDCWSIGVITYILLCGYPPFYEETESKLFEKIKEGYYEFESPFWDDISESAKDFIRHLLEKNPNKRFTCEEALRHPWINGNTALHRDIYPSVSAQIQKNFAKSKWRQAFNAAAVVHHMRKLHMNGHAAAENSPPVIQVSEASRPDTAMVATQPEAPNEDKDASLPLVPTQGCPNPPTQLEQDTGMTETKLQSHSENGALPAGSHLVLPDNYSPPTRTSCGCSPACMGHEKTKTSFCSETVLLKKSAKSHSHFKSEVIVPMKTSKHSSHCGTGQTGVCLIM